The following coding sequences are from one Solea solea chromosome 4, fSolSol10.1, whole genome shotgun sequence window:
- the LOC131458561 gene encoding mesenteric estrogen-dependent adipogenesis protein-like, with protein MKQQQQQQQQQNNMTSDKVSHSRRVEVTELEQFLTEPPAGFSVEPLSGAGYRVHSDPERNLVLIDDCQSCRGTVVFHKSPGRSVKMQNLWEYTSTRKSLLSKWIYVLTSACDKKSTDEFTVLKQYVVAIDGSDPLIKWQMERGLDWTISSVAGESYRVDIDLTEAVESWAAKNINVNTDDLMQVEPVWRDVSFTLKYYSDALFDFPHWFGFSKRTFKLRLT; from the exons atgaaacaacaacaacaacaacaacaacaacaaaacaacatgactTCAGACAAAGTGTCGCACAGCAGGAGGGTGGAGGTGACGGAGCTGGAGCAGTTTTTGACCGAGCCTCCGGCTGGTTTCTCCGTGGAGCCTCTCAGCGGAGCCGGTTATCGTGTCCACAGTGACCCGGAGAGGAACCTGGTCCTCATCGATGACTGTCAGTCCTGCAGAGGGACCGTTGTTTTCCACAAGTCACCGGGAAG GAGCGTTAAGATGCAGAACTTGTGGGAGTACACCAGCACGAGGAAGAGCCTGTTGTCTAAGTGGATCTACGTGCTGACGTCCGCCTGCGACAAGAAGTCGACCGATGAGTTCACAG TGCTGAAGCAATATGTGGTGGCCATTGACGGCAGCGATCCTCTGATCAAGTGGCAGATGGAGCGAGGCCTGGACTGGACCATCTCGTCTGTGGCCGGGGAAAGCTACAGGGTGGAT ATCGACTTGACTGAAGCCGTGGAGAGCTGGGCAGCAAAAAACATCAACGTCAACACGGACGATCTGATGCAAGTTGAACCCGTGTGGAGAGACGTCTCCTTCACCCTCAAATACTACTCTGACGCCCTCTTTGATTTCCCACACTGGTTCGGCTTCAGCAAGAGAACCTTTAAG CTGAGACTGacgtga